The sequence tttaaaacttgcCGAAGATGAAGAATCCATCGTGACCCTTGCCAAGTTGTTTTCATGGTTAATTCTCCTCAAGGTTAAACATGTAcaccatatttccagtctgaatttgtctagccttaACTTCCGGcctttggattgtgttagaccttcatcttctagattgaagagtccattatcaaatttCCCTCCCAAGCTTTCCTCTGAGGGCTCAGCTGGATCGTTGGAGCAAAGCCACTTCCCCtctggggaagggtttggggaaaTTCACCTCCTACCCATCAGATTTGCCACTCACTCTCTCCCCAGTGAACGAGCCCTGGCTgaattctccctctctcccagtaGGTGCCAGGATGGAGGGGAAGAGTCCAAAGAAGGAAGGGCCTACGGGAGCAGAGCCATACTGGATGTCCCAGAGCATTAAGCAAGAAGAGGGCAGCGGGGCTGGATGGCCGGAGGAGATCAACGCGATGTCTCCAGAGGAGATCGGCATCAGGATGATGATGGAGCACAAccgagcccagctgggggagagCCCCTACAGCTGCTCGGACTGCGAGAAgagcttcagccagagctcccaCCTGGTCCagcaccagcgcatccacacgGGCCAGAAGCCCTACAAATGCACCGACTGCGGAAAGAGCTTTGTTCTCAGCTCCAACCTCCTGGagcaccagcgcatccacaccggggagcgccCCTACAAGTGCGACCAGTGTGAAAAGACCTTCAGCCAGAGTTCCCACCTCTTCCagcaccagcgcatccacacgGGTGAGCGGCCCTACCAATGTACCGAGTGCGGGAAGAGTTTCAACCGCAATTACACCCTGGTGAAGCATTACCACACCCACATCGGGGAGCAGCCCTTCATCTGCAGcgagtgcgggaagagcttcagccTCGGCTCCTTCGCCCAGCACGTCCGCACCCACACGGGCGAAAAGCCCTACAGCTGTGCTGAGTGCGGTAAGAGTTTCAGCAGCAGTTCCAACTTGAGCCAGCACCGGCGCATCCACACCGGGGAGAAACCCTACAGCTGTGGCcactgcgggaaaagcttcagccagagctccaACCTCATCAAGCACCGGCGCATCCACACCGGAGAGAGACCCTACAGCTGCCCCGAGTGCGGCAAGACCTTCAACCAGAGCTCGTCACTCATGCAGCACCGGCGGATCCACCGTGGCGAGCGGCCCTACGAGTGCACCGAGTGCGGGAAGCGCTTCAGCGTCAGCTCCCACCTGGTGGAGCACCGGCGGATCCACCGGGGCGAAAAGCCTTACAAGTGTGTCGACTGCGGGAAGAGCTTTGGCTGCAACTCATCCCTGATGAAAcaccagcgcatccacaccggggagcggccctacAAGTGCCCTGAGTGTGGGAAGTGCTTCATCGACAGCTCCAAGCTCAACAACCACCGGCGCACCCACACCGGAGAGCGGCCCTACAAATGCACCGACTGCGGGAAGGGCTTTGGAGACAGCTCCGCGCTCATGAAGCACCAGAGGACGCACACCAAGTAGACACCCAGCAGATGGAGAGGGGGGCACTAGTGTCTCTCTGGAGGGTGAAATTGACATGCTCTGGGGATCGGGGGCCTCTATAAGGGAGACATTGATGTGCCTTCTGGGGGGACAAGGGCACCTTTATAGAGAGTAAATTGGTGTCCTTTTTTCCAACCCCTATTGGTCAGCAAGACATACCCATCCATCTCGGAAACCCTGGCCCCTACCCCCAGTGTATGCCAATGCCCTTTTGCCTGCAGCAAGCTACAggccacttcctccctcccccacttacaGTGGATCAAGGTGCAGGTGGCCTCTGCGAGGATCCCAAAGTGGCAGGAAATGCTAAGGCAAATCATCCAGCTGTGATGTCTGCCACAGGGATTTGTACAGAGGAAATAAGCAAACATAGTGAGGTTTAGTGATTAGTCCTGGGAATCAGAACTTCTGGGTTCTGTCCTCGGGAtggggagtagggtctagtgggtgatagcagagggggctgggagccgggactcgTGGATTAGATTCCCAGCTATGTGTGGGTTATAGAAGGTGAAATCCGAGTTTGTTTGCAGTCGTGGATAGGTGTATAGTTTAGAGCAGGGGCCTGACAATCAGACCTCCTGGGTTCTACACCCAGCTCTGGCACTTtacctttctgtgtctcagtttcttctTCATCTGTCAAATGAGAATAATGGTACCCAGCTTTTTTCTAGTGTTTTGAGAGTCATAGATGAAAAGTGCTTATTATTCTGTATTTGATGAGTAATTGTCTAAGCCAGAAGTGACCCTCATTTCACCTGCTTTGTTCATGCTCTGAGTTAGCTGTAGAGCATAGATCTCTAGGTCTTTTCTTAATCTGGTTTGCAGTAATTAAGATCCACGATTGATGTCTCATTTCTCTCAACCAACTAGGAGAAGAAATGTAAAGGGATCctggaaaaggaaataaaactggGGATTGTGCCTTTTAATTTTACTACTTTATGATGCACAAAACAAagcctggggaaggggcggagggaATCAACCTGCTTGGGACATTAGAAATTTGGGAGTTGTATAACTTGGAAGTCTCTTGGGAAGACTCGAGAATTGGGTCTGATCAGTTAAACCTGGAGAATGGCTTTAAAACTTAAGTTAAGGCCAGGAGTTTTCAATAGCAATCTCAGAGGATGTCCATTGTGTGAGATATCTTAGAGGCCTAATTTTCAGGtggaagtgctcagcattgtCTGAAAATTGGGCCCCCTTAACCATTAAAAGTTGGCCACTGCCTGTCACCATTGAAAGTTTTGGTCCAaatctttaaaaatcaagattttctCTCCCAACATGTTCCTTGGGTAACTGAGGTAGATGAGTGACAACAAAGTGAGCCTCTCAGATTCTTTGCCTGTGTGAATATTGAGCTAAGTCAAATGTCTGGGTCATGGGGTGCTCTACTCACCACAGGAGCACCTTCTTGTGGCCACAGTTGGGGATTAGTTCTGCCAGTCTGACGCCCCTTCCTACACGTGCTCACTCCGTCTGTCTCTCGGGATTCAATGGCTCCCTCTtcgtggcttggccctctggcccaTCAATGGGGccatttccccagtggctggtagaggaacccaggcctgGCCCCTTCTCTGTTTTCCAGCTCAGGGAGCCTACCCTGCTCTGTCCCACACATCACTGTTGTTTCCTTGGTCTGCTTCCTACATTGTTTCTGTCCAGCTTCCTCTCCATCCTCCTCCAGGTTTGCCTTTCCCTCTGGGCCAAGCTCCCTGCTCTCTCAAGCCCCACAGAGTGACTGTAGatctcctccctgcagcccctttctgccctCAGCTACCTGGCTTTCTACAAGCCCTTCCTATTGCTGTCCAGGTGAGCTTCATCCTTTAATTagtcctctctgcccccctccaggtgcagccttgGTGGTTAATTGGTCCAACTAGTCATGTTAAGCTCTTCAGAGGTGGTGTGGAGTGAATGCCCCATCAGACATGGGTTTACCAGGTCTGCTACATTCTGGCCTTTAAACAATCTCCTGGGAGTAACCCTTTTAGTGTGGCAGACCTTCAGGGGGACACACAGTTCCACCAGGGGAGGCCATGCAGCCTCTCCGACTCCAGGATTGGGCCTTCAGGCTCCAGCACCCCTGTTTGCCACAGGGAGCTCCTTCAGCGAGTCCGACTGAGATCAGACTTCTGCGGAGACATTCTTGTCTCAGGGAACGATGCAGCCCATTGCGTATTAGCAGTGATACTGAGCTCTTTCCTCCCTGTAGAGTGTCGGAGGAAGTTGCCTGCTCTTTCCAGGCCAGCATTCTTGTTCAGTCACTGGGGCTCCCATTATGTCTTCCGGATCTTTCATTCAGGTGTGTTGATTCTTTTCTGCTCCTAAAGACCCCTTGGTACCATTTCAGACAGTCCACCTGCCATTCTGCCAACCCTCATTCCCCGCTCTACTCAGTGTGTAGCCATACAAAGTGCACGGGAAACTGAGACACGCATATGgatcataaaaatattaccaacGATCCCTTGTACATCACAGCATAACAGACACTCTGGAGAAAAATCTTTGTTAAAAGTTCACCAACCCTTTGCCTTGGGAGTTCTGTTAAGCTCTCGAGCCTCCTCACCCGATGCTTCACAGGGAAATAAAATAAGAACATACATTCCTGGTGTTGctaaggtttaaaaaataaaccccagctcttcccccagccctatTGTATTTCTACAGGCAAAGCTGTCAATGGGGATCAGTGGGAGCTTTGATGGAGTTATATCTGCAAAACAGAATTCTTTATAAAACCCCAACAGCCATGTGAAACTATTTATACTTAAGAAAAGATGATTCTTCTGTTCTTGGAGCTGAATAGGTTAGAGGAGGGCTttgagtcaggacttctgggttttcttcccagctctggTAGGGGAATGGTGGGTAGTGGTTTAGCGTGGGCGagggggcctgggagtcaggacaccgcGGTTCCGTCCCTGGCGCTCTGCGGGAAGTGGGGTCTAGAGATTGGATCAGAGGACGAAATGGAAATCTAGACTTCTGGGAGAGAAGAGACCAAAGCTTTTTAGAACAACAAGCTAGCATCAAGATGTGGCACGGAAAACCTGTGATTGAACAatagggtgggagagggggaaggaggagaaaaagcAAATTACAAAGATTGTTTCCAAACTGGCTAGTTATTTTGGGGTGCTCAGTTTgactctgattttcagagggcgagCACTGAGCGCTTTTGGGGGAATCACTTTCCATGTACGGGGGTCTCCCCCAATTTGACTCCCATAAAAACGGAGACACCCCTAATCACTCGCTGCTTTTGACAGTGGTGGCCACTGAATCTTCAGAGTAAACTGGCTAGAATCCCTGCTCTCTGCTTAGCCAGGTCTTccacccacccctcaccctctccttaAGTCAGTTATTTGCTTCTTTGATTCACGCAGGGAAACCTTTTCTAAAACCAAAGGAAACCCAGTTTGCTTTAGAGAAGAGACTGCTGTTAAAATGCCCTTTTTAAGTAATATTtttgagcctttttttttttttttttttataaaggggaGGTCATGTCTATTTTAATTCCGGGGATCTTTATaaacacagagaggggaagtaaaGGGATTGGCAAGATTTCATCTTAGCAGGAAAGAGGGAAATCTTTTTCCCACAACTTCACAGGACATTATAACCCAGAGATCTTTCTCCCACAGCTTCATGAGTTGTCATAACCCAAAGATCTCTCTCCTGCAGCTTTGTGAGTTGTCATAATGCAGAGATGTCTCTCCAACCATTTCAATCAACGTTACGAGGAGCTGAGAGAGACAATGCAGGAAATCTACTTgtggcaagatcagggccttcACGCTATGTAGCTTTTAAGGGAGGGGTGTTTGAATTTATCTAATGTTTTTCTGTAGGgctgattttttaaattctgtatctttctttttttcttttttagtaatACTATTTTTCTATTGGTGTCGGGAGCTTCCTGTAGTTAGATCTAAGAGGTGACAATAAATATTTGGAGCTAAAAGATGgcatgtgttgggttttttttttttgtggtctgTGGTGTCCAGAAAAAACACAGCTGTGGGGAAGTGAGGTCTGTGGGTGTAGGGATTCTGTATGGGTGAACTGAGCTCCTTAGAGGGTCACAGGAAGTGGAGGGTGAGGGTGGGAGGTCAGAGGTCTGTGTGAAGGATTTGAATCCTAGTGCCTGGATTG is a genomic window of Malaclemys terrapin pileata isolate rMalTer1 chromosome 4, rMalTer1.hap1, whole genome shotgun sequence containing:
- the LOC128836887 gene encoding zinc finger protein 629-like isoform X1, encoding MQRGEEPCVPVLQGAEGREIPRVACTVGARMEGKSPKKEGPTGAEPYWMSQSIKQEEGSGAGWPEEINAMSPEEIGIRMMMEHNRAQLGESPYSCSDCEKSFSQSSHLVQHQRIHTGQKPYKCTDCGKSFVLSSNLLEHQRIHTGERPYKCDQCEKTFSQSSHLFQHQRIHTGERPYQCTECGKSFNRNYTLVKHYHTHIGEQPFICSECGKSFSLGSFAQHVRTHTGEKPYSCAECGKSFSSSSNLSQHRRIHTGEKPYSCGHCGKSFSQSSNLIKHRRIHTGERPYSCPECGKTFNQSSSLMQHRRIHRGERPYECTECGKRFSVSSHLVEHRRIHRGEKPYKCVDCGKSFGCNSSLMKHQRIHTGERPYKCPECGKCFIDSSKLNNHRRTHTGERPYKCTDCGKGFGDSSALMKHQRTHTK
- the LOC128836887 gene encoding zinc finger protein 436-like isoform X2, with translation MQRGEEPCVPVLQGAEGREIPRVACTGARMEGKSPKKEGPTGAEPYWMSQSIKQEEGSGAGWPEEINAMSPEEIGIRMMMEHNRAQLGESPYSCSDCEKSFSQSSHLVQHQRIHTGQKPYKCTDCGKSFVLSSNLLEHQRIHTGERPYKCDQCEKTFSQSSHLFQHQRIHTGERPYQCTECGKSFNRNYTLVKHYHTHIGEQPFICSECGKSFSLGSFAQHVRTHTGEKPYSCAECGKSFSSSSNLSQHRRIHTGEKPYSCGHCGKSFSQSSNLIKHRRIHTGERPYSCPECGKTFNQSSSLMQHRRIHRGERPYECTECGKRFSVSSHLVEHRRIHRGEKPYKCVDCGKSFGCNSSLMKHQRIHTGERPYKCPECGKCFIDSSKLNNHRRTHTGERPYKCTDCGKGFGDSSALMKHQRTHTK